From the Desulfovibrionales bacterium genome, one window contains:
- the bioB gene encoding biotin synthase BioB, whose translation MILKDIKKKIEENIPLTPDDGLRLANFVAGGKGAGLLSMAQEIQRRYHGPVIELCAIVNAKSGACPHDCSFCAQSSHHRSPIKAYPLRQPKGLLEAAQAAQKSGAHRFSIVTSGARLSKEELLKVCEAISLIKQETTLLPCVSLGKLTIDEALLLKKAGLVRYHHNLETNRDFYPRICTTQTYEDRLATIHIARESGLEICVGGILGLGESVQDRVKFALEIKHLNPDSIPLNFLDPRPGTPLEAQPLLTPDEVIMTIALFRIIIPDIPVRLAGGRAKVLGDKQAAAIKAGINGLMIGDYLTTKGAEIQADHEMIASLNLKPSIIKQGVRACN comes from the coding sequence ATGATACTAAAGGATATTAAGAAAAAGATTGAAGAGAACATCCCCCTCACCCCTGACGATGGCCTTCGGCTTGCAAATTTTGTGGCCGGCGGTAAGGGCGCAGGTCTGCTTTCCATGGCCCAGGAAATACAGAGGCGATATCATGGCCCGGTTATCGAACTTTGCGCTATCGTCAATGCCAAATCCGGCGCTTGTCCGCACGATTGTTCCTTTTGCGCCCAATCGAGTCATCACCGAAGCCCTATTAAGGCCTATCCTCTTCGCCAACCCAAGGGTCTCTTAGAGGCGGCTCAGGCAGCGCAAAAATCCGGGGCGCATCGCTTTTCCATAGTGACGAGCGGAGCCAGGCTTTCTAAAGAAGAGCTCCTTAAAGTATGTGAGGCAATTAGCCTGATTAAGCAGGAAACAACACTCTTGCCCTGTGTTTCGCTGGGGAAACTCACTATCGATGAAGCCCTTTTACTAAAGAAGGCCGGGTTGGTGCGCTACCATCATAATCTGGAGACGAACCGCGATTTTTATCCCAGGATTTGCACTACTCAGACCTATGAGGATCGCCTGGCTACGATTCATATAGCCAGGGAGTCTGGTCTGGAGATTTGTGTCGGGGGGATATTAGGATTAGGAGAGTCCGTTCAGGATCGAGTTAAATTCGCGTTGGAGATAAAACACCTCAACCCGGATTCCATCCCGCTTAATTTTCTTGATCCCCGCCCCGGGACTCCATTGGAGGCACAGCCGCTCCTCACACCGGATGAGGTCATAATGACCATCGCCCTTTTCCGTATTATAATCCCTGATATTCCTGTAAGACTGGCCGGAGGAAGGGCAAAAGTCCTTGGCGATAAACAGGCGGCAGCCATAAAGGCAGGGATAAATGGACTCATGATCGGCGACTACCTGACGACAAAAGGGGCTGAAATACAGGCTGACCATGAGATGATCGCTTCGTTAAATCTGAAACCATCTATAATTAAGCAGGGTGTCCGTGCCTGTAACTAA
- a CDS encoding RluA family pseudouridine synthase — MPELLYAEPADKDQRVDVYLTKKLVSLSRSQINRLIREGRVKVNGKTVKASHKINPHDSISIEIPPPRPLGIQPEKVPFTILYEDEDILVLSKPPGIVVHPAAGHGSGTLVHGLLHHCSDLSGIGGILRPGIVHRLDKDTSGLMVVAKNDRAHQELAGQFKAGEVHKKYVALVYGDFREKSGIIQAPVGRHPTQRKKMSVKSTGGREAITIWQVIQSFNGLTFLELTLKTGRTHQIRVHLSSMQHPVVGDPVYGGKQKWADIRKITVRNIIKGVSRQLLHARELGFVHPRTGRFMEFHSPMPPDMQEIIEALS; from the coding sequence ATGCCGGAGTTATTGTATGCGGAACCCGCGGACAAAGATCAGCGGGTTGACGTCTATTTGACGAAAAAGCTTGTTTCTCTTAGTCGTTCGCAGATCAACCGTCTTATCCGGGAGGGCCGGGTCAAGGTTAACGGAAAGACGGTTAAAGCCAGTCATAAGATTAACCCCCATGATTCGATAAGCATAGAAATCCCACCGCCACGTCCCTTAGGTATTCAACCGGAGAAAGTCCCCTTTACCATCCTCTATGAAGATGAAGACATCCTGGTCTTGTCCAAACCGCCGGGTATTGTAGTACATCCTGCGGCCGGGCACGGTAGCGGGACACTGGTGCACGGTCTCCTCCATCATTGTTCGGATCTTTCCGGCATCGGCGGCATTCTGCGGCCGGGTATTGTTCACCGTCTGGACAAAGACACATCCGGTCTGATGGTGGTCGCCAAAAATGATCGGGCCCATCAGGAACTGGCCGGACAGTTTAAGGCCGGAGAGGTTCATAAGAAGTACGTAGCGCTTGTGTACGGCGATTTTCGGGAAAAGAGCGGGATTATTCAGGCGCCTGTCGGCAGGCACCCCACCCAGCGAAAGAAGATGTCGGTAAAGAGCACAGGTGGCAGAGAAGCGATTACTATATGGCAGGTCATTCAGTCTTTCAACGGATTGACCTTCCTGGAACTGACCCTTAAGACGGGCCGTACCCATCAGATTCGGGTACACCTCTCTTCAATGCAGCATCCGGTGGTAGGAGACCCGGTTTATGGAGGTAAACAGAAGTGGGCGGATATCCGTAAGATAACCGTGAGAAACATTATAAAAGGTGTCTCCCGTCAGTTACTGCATGCCAGGGAGCTTGGGTTTGTACATCCCCGAACCGGCCGGTTTATGGAATTTCATTCCCCGATGCCCCCTGATATGCAAGAGATAATTGAGGCCCTTTCATGA
- the bioA gene encoding adenosylmethionine--8-amino-7-oxononanoate transaminase, whose translation MSNNNSLRADDLRYLWHPFTQAKEYEAEEAPIIAAGEGSYLIDTEGRRYLDGVSSLWVNVHGHSCPEIDRAIMAQLGQIAHSTLLGLGNVPSIELARELIARAPSGLKRVFYSDNGSTAVEVALKIAFQYAQQTGHKQKTGFLSFINAYHGDTLGAVGVGGIDLFHRIYGPLTVKSMRVPAAYCYRCHLGLDYPDCELACFKELENTVAGHAHELAAIIIEPCVQGAAGMLIWPDGYLRRLRRLTERYGILLIADEVATGFGRTGTLFACEQEEVSPDLMALAKGITGGYLPLAATLTTEEIFAAFYGDYEEEKTFFHGHTYTGNPLACAAALASLRLFETNQTLLSLEPKIKYLKEKLKEFNELSHVGEVRQRGFMVGIELVEDKATRRPYPVSVRMGRRVILEARRHGLIIRPLGDVVVLMPPLSVSLEELEEIVSITYRSIRKVTEEG comes from the coding sequence ATGTCCAATAATAATTCTTTGCGCGCTGATGACCTGCGTTACCTCTGGCATCCCTTTACCCAGGCCAAAGAGTATGAGGCAGAAGAAGCGCCGATTATCGCTGCCGGAGAGGGCAGTTATCTCATTGACACCGAGGGGAGACGTTATCTGGATGGTGTGTCTTCTCTGTGGGTGAATGTGCACGGACATAGCTGTCCGGAGATCGACCGGGCCATTATGGCCCAGCTTGGTCAAATAGCGCACTCTACGCTCCTGGGATTAGGTAACGTACCCTCGATTGAGCTGGCCCGGGAGCTTATAGCCCGTGCGCCGTCCGGTCTTAAACGGGTATTTTATTCGGATAACGGCTCCACAGCGGTAGAAGTGGCCTTAAAGATCGCCTTTCAATACGCGCAGCAGACCGGGCACAAGCAAAAGACCGGGTTTCTTTCCTTTATAAATGCCTATCACGGCGATACCCTGGGCGCAGTCGGGGTAGGGGGGATCGACCTCTTTCACCGTATTTATGGGCCGTTGACGGTAAAATCCATGCGGGTTCCGGCTGCCTATTGCTACCGCTGTCATCTGGGGCTTGATTATCCGGACTGTGAACTGGCTTGTTTTAAGGAGCTGGAAAATACGGTAGCCGGACATGCGCACGAGTTGGCCGCCATTATCATCGAGCCCTGCGTCCAGGGCGCGGCCGGGATGCTGATCTGGCCGGATGGGTATCTCAGACGCCTGCGACGGCTTACGGAGCGATACGGGATACTGCTTATTGCCGATGAGGTGGCCACTGGATTCGGCCGTACCGGGACCCTCTTCGCCTGTGAACAGGAAGAGGTCAGCCCGGATCTGATGGCCCTGGCCAAAGGTATCACCGGAGGTTATCTGCCCCTGGCCGCGACCTTGACCACGGAAGAGATATTTGCCGCCTTTTATGGCGATTACGAGGAAGAGAAGACCTTTTTTCATGGACATACCTATACCGGGAACCCCCTGGCCTGCGCGGCCGCTCTGGCCAGCCTGCGCCTGTTTGAGACCAATCAGACTCTTTTATCATTAGAACCAAAAATCAAATACTTAAAAGAAAAACTGAAAGAATTTAATGAACTATCTCATGTCGGTGAGGTCCGTCAACGAGGATTCATGGTGGGCATTGAACTGGTCGAAGACAAGGCGACCAGGAGACCCTATCCTGTGTCCGTGCGGATGGGGAGGCGGGTAATCCTGGAGGCACGCAGGCATGGACTCATAATCCGGCCTCTGGGGGATGTGGTTGTGCTTATGCCGCCTCTTTCTGTGAGCCTGGAAGAACTGGAGGAGATAGTATCCATCACCTATAGGTCTATAAGGAAGGTTACGGAAGAAGGCTGA
- the bioD gene encoding dethiobiotin synthase, giving the protein MIRLPSIFITGTDTGVGKTVITSLLALLYQEAGVRVGLEKPVITGVKAGGDAALAGDLAFLQKALSTGEGPVYSYAFTPAVSPHLAAARAGVTIDLARIECDHAAVRSRYDAVLVEGAGGLLAPLNDDSFMADLAARLRLPLVIVSRPSLGTINHTLLTVSVARQRGLEVAGIIINNFPAKPGLAETDNPGAIEKFAGVPVLAIVPRITGLSVEEGEEGDLQKVAQAVDKKFNLLERLSRWGEEHVQ; this is encoded by the coding sequence TTGATTAGATTACCTTCGATATTCATTACCGGCACGGATACCGGCGTGGGAAAGACGGTTATCACGTCCCTTCTGGCCTTGCTCTACCAGGAGGCGGGCGTAAGGGTCGGTCTGGAAAAGCCGGTCATAACCGGCGTGAAGGCAGGTGGGGATGCGGCCTTGGCAGGTGACCTGGCCTTTCTGCAGAAGGCGCTTTCTACCGGGGAGGGGCCGGTCTATTCCTATGCCTTTACTCCGGCTGTTTCCCCGCACCTGGCTGCGGCAAGGGCGGGTGTCACGATAGATCTGGCAAGGATTGAGTGCGATCATGCCGCAGTGCGTTCAAGGTACGACGCGGTCCTGGTAGAGGGTGCGGGGGGACTCCTGGCGCCTCTGAACGATGACTCCTTTATGGCCGACCTGGCGGCCCGGCTCAGGCTTCCTCTCGTCATCGTCAGCCGGCCTTCCCTTGGGACGATTAACCACACCCTATTGACGGTGTCTGTGGCAAGGCAGAGGGGTCTTGAAGTAGCCGGTATAATAATAAATAATTTCCCGGCCAAGCCGGGCTTGGCTGAAACAGATAATCCCGGCGCCATCGAAAAATTTGCCGGAGTGCCGGTTCTGGCTATTGTACCACGTATCACCGGCCTTTCCGTGGAAGAGGGAGAAGAAGGGGACCTTCAAAAGGTGGCTCAGGCCGTGGATAAAAAGTTTAACCTGCTGGAACGGCTTTCTCGCTGGGGGGAGGAACATGTCCAATAA
- the bioF gene encoding 8-amino-7-oxononanoate synthase: MPVTNLRQELTDLKNISLYRELVSITPVSPTRGYLKGREVTLFCTNNYLGLTHHPQVIEASIKATERYGTGAGASRLISGHSHLYEELEDALARHKGTEKALVFSSGYAANMGVISALMGRDDLIFCDRLAHASLIDACILSRAKPYRFRHNDVNSLGDLLHARETKSQILIVTEGVFSMDGDIAPLKQLADISSQHGCLLLVDDAHGTGVMGEKGQGAAAYLGVSKGIDIHVGTLSKAIGSIGGFVAGSGDLIAYLVNKARSFIYTTALPPGSIAAATAALKLIEAEPSLIERLWFNVRYMRDILISAGFNLMGSQTPIMPIFIGAPEKAVAMSRGLLEKGGIYVPAIRPPTVPAGQARLRFTVSAAHQQAELENAAESLIELGRKEGIID, encoded by the coding sequence GTGCCTGTAACTAACCTCAGACAAGAACTGACCGATCTGAAGAACATCTCGCTCTATCGGGAGCTTGTCTCCATTACTCCAGTCAGCCCGACGCGCGGCTATCTTAAGGGCAGAGAAGTAACGTTATTTTGCACCAATAACTATCTCGGCCTGACACATCATCCGCAAGTAATTGAGGCCTCTATAAAGGCCACGGAGCGTTATGGGACGGGTGCCGGGGCCTCCAGACTGATAAGCGGCCATTCCCATCTCTATGAAGAACTGGAGGACGCCTTGGCCCGGCACAAGGGCACAGAAAAGGCCCTGGTCTTTTCCTCCGGTTATGCCGCTAATATGGGCGTCATAAGCGCTCTTATGGGCAGAGATGATCTTATATTCTGTGACCGGCTGGCCCATGCCAGCCTCATCGACGCCTGCATCCTGAGCCGGGCAAAACCCTATCGCTTTCGTCACAATGATGTGAACTCCCTGGGAGATCTGCTCCATGCCCGGGAGACGAAAAGCCAAATATTAATCGTAACCGAGGGCGTCTTTTCCATGGATGGCGACATAGCGCCGCTTAAACAGCTCGCAGACATCTCTTCTCAACATGGATGTCTCCTTTTAGTCGATGATGCCCATGGTACAGGCGTTATGGGAGAAAAAGGGCAGGGCGCTGCTGCCTACCTTGGGGTGAGTAAGGGCATCGACATCCATGTGGGTACGCTCAGTAAGGCTATCGGATCCATAGGGGGATTTGTCGCCGGGTCCGGCGATTTGATAGCCTATCTTGTAAACAAGGCCCGCTCCTTTATTTATACAACGGCCTTGCCACCGGGAAGCATAGCTGCGGCTACAGCAGCTCTAAAACTTATAGAGGCAGAACCTTCCCTTATCGAACGCCTATGGTTCAACGTACGTTATATGCGCGACATCCTGATATCCGCCGGTTTCAATCTCATGGGCAGTCAGACACCCATTATGCCTATCTTTATCGGCGCCCCGGAAAAGGCCGTGGCCATGAGTCGAGGCCTACTGGAAAAAGGCGGCATATACGTACCCGCCATCCGGCCGCCCACGGTTCCGGCCGGGCAGGCCAGGCTCAGGTTTACGGTCAGCGCGGCGCATCAGCAGGCCGAATTGGAAAATGCGGCCGAGTCATTGATTGAATTAGGCAGGAAGGAAGGGATCATTGATTGA
- a CDS encoding HNH endonuclease, giving the protein MKILDNKVLVLNKYYQAVHVTTVQRAICHLYKGTARVITSDWTTHSFAEWVKVSQFHNNGRLIHSPSFSIVAPEAVILSRFDQLPKTDIIFTRANLFVRDAYACQYCGKSVRASKDRSVDHVIPRSRGGKTIWSNVVLCCKKCNLKKGSKTLEEAGMTLLKKPHAPRWEQLLMEEFPSGKKKEWKKFLEFAGLF; this is encoded by the coding sequence TTGAAGATATTAGATAATAAGGTATTGGTATTAAATAAATACTATCAGGCGGTTCATGTGACCACCGTACAAAGGGCCATCTGTCACCTCTACAAGGGAACGGCCAGGGTGATCACATCGGACTGGACCACTCATTCCTTTGCCGAATGGGTGAAAGTGTCACAATTCCATAACAACGGACGTTTGATTCACAGCCCCAGCTTTTCTATCGTGGCCCCGGAGGCCGTCATTCTCTCCCGCTTTGATCAGCTTCCCAAGACAGATATTATCTTTACCAGGGCCAACTTGTTTGTGAGGGACGCCTACGCCTGTCAATATTGCGGAAAAAGTGTCCGGGCCTCCAAGGACAGAAGTGTTGACCATGTCATACCCCGCTCCCGGGGTGGAAAGACCATCTGGTCAAACGTGGTCCTCTGCTGCAAGAAGTGCAACCTGAAAAAGGGGAGCAAGACCCTCGAAGAAGCCGGCATGACCTTATTAAAGAAGCCCCATGCCCCGCGCTGGGAACAGTTGCTGATGGAGGAATTCCCCTCCGGCAAGAAAAAGGAATGGAAAAAGTTCCTGGAATTCGCGGGGCTGTTCTAA
- a CDS encoding MAC/perforin domain-containing protein — MCSAISGSETIGRGYDVFGEYANNKSVKAPLFDFGRKMKAETWGQKQYEIPECIDFIPMGDTDYLHVYGKDIFEYYSSFNSTTKIAGKYAFFSGSVEVGFDKTLFQSREYEFVTVQNVVRAYRLRLPVHVGNMVLEEARQDIDAMDPVELFDNYGTHYLADIIIGGRLDYNCAVEKMTFKSESTLTTVAEMSLKSAIGNISVTDSKTYKEQISKFNQRSITRTKTVGGLKILDVEGEPNARLYADWLKSIADQPRLIELPDVKSLIPIWTLVSEGKQKRTDDLKKAFREYAKQRSLGIEVKETKNFNVVSQTPSAVTPRPPFIKLKMKPWTVYRPIIETGSGWYWIGHYSGPEDGKTVILQETKPGSLAKPIDFQIVWTDAGSGFNWAWSLWKIVPPPRYVALGYLFLCRHSRTGWEKPHGSEIEGLRCVHEELVKKGKLNKTPIWDDIGFNARAQTSVWKIESKDSAKSWDAGTFYAVKGRNFPEDPDGPYCLERVDEQEEDD, encoded by the coding sequence ATGTGTAGTGCAATTTCAGGTAGCGAAACTATCGGACGGGGCTACGATGTTTTTGGAGAGTATGCTAACAATAAATCTGTAAAAGCACCATTGTTTGATTTTGGGCGGAAAATGAAAGCAGAGACCTGGGGACAGAAACAATATGAAATACCAGAATGTATTGATTTCATACCCATGGGGGATACAGATTATCTTCACGTTTATGGCAAAGATATATTTGAATATTACAGTAGTTTTAATTCAACAACAAAAATTGCAGGGAAGTATGCTTTTTTTTCAGGTTCCGTGGAGGTAGGCTTCGATAAAACCCTCTTTCAGTCCAGAGAATATGAATTTGTAACAGTACAGAATGTTGTTCGGGCCTACCGCCTAAGATTACCCGTGCATGTAGGAAATATGGTATTAGAGGAAGCCCGGCAGGATATTGATGCTATGGATCCTGTTGAATTATTCGATAATTATGGGACACATTATTTGGCAGACATCATCATCGGTGGGAGATTGGACTACAACTGCGCTGTTGAAAAGATGACTTTCAAATCTGAAAGCACTCTGACTACCGTTGCAGAGATGAGTTTAAAAAGCGCAATTGGTAATATTTCGGTTACAGACAGTAAGACTTATAAAGAACAAATTAGCAAATTCAATCAAAGATCGATTACCCGCACAAAAACTGTAGGCGGTTTAAAAATACTCGATGTAGAAGGTGAGCCCAATGCAAGGCTCTACGCAGATTGGTTGAAATCGATCGCTGATCAACCGAGATTAATAGAACTCCCTGATGTAAAAAGCCTTATTCCAATCTGGACATTGGTTTCGGAAGGAAAACAGAAACGGACTGATGACCTCAAAAAGGCATTTAGAGAATATGCCAAACAGCGCAGCCTTGGAATTGAAGTAAAAGAAACCAAGAATTTCAATGTGGTTTCCCAGACTCCATCAGCTGTCACCCCCAGACCTCCTTTTATTAAACTTAAAATGAAGCCATGGACCGTTTACCGGCCGATTATTGAAACCGGCTCTGGGTGGTATTGGATTGGCCACTATTCAGGCCCGGAAGATGGTAAGACCGTAATTCTCCAAGAAACCAAACCAGGCTCGCTTGCCAAGCCCATAGATTTTCAAATTGTTTGGACTGACGCTGGTTCCGGCTTTAATTGGGCTTGGTCCTTATGGAAAATTGTTCCGCCCCCCAGATATGTAGCTTTAGGGTATCTTTTCCTTTGCCGGCATAGCAGGACCGGGTGGGAAAAACCGCATGGTTCAGAAATCGAAGGGCTTAGGTGCGTCCATGAAGAACTGGTAAAGAAAGGTAAACTTAACAAAACACCCATTTGGGATGATATCGGCTTCAACGCAAGGGCGCAAACCAGCGTATGGAAAATTGAATCAAAGGATTCTGCAAAAAGCTGGGATGCAGGGACGTTCTATGCGGTAAAGGGGCGTAATTTCCCTGAGGATCCTGACGGCCCGTATTGCCTGGAAAGAGTGGATGAGCAGGAGGAAGATGACTAA
- a CDS encoding CarD family transcriptional regulator — protein MFKAGELAVYPAHGVGVIESIERREINGETQNFYIMRIIDTDMVIMIPTHNLQSVGVRSIINKKDIPMVLDILKDRSVEIATQTWNKRYREYMDKIKTGSVFEVAAVLRDLYILKDEKPLSFGEKKMLDTAMNLLVKELSIARNVKEGRVRQDIEALFDAS, from the coding sequence ATGTTTAAGGCAGGGGAATTAGCTGTGTACCCGGCCCACGGCGTAGGCGTGATAGAGTCTATTGAGCGCCGGGAGATCAACGGCGAAACACAGAACTTTTACATCATGAGGATCATTGATACCGACATGGTAATCATGATTCCTACCCACAACTTACAATCAGTAGGCGTTAGAAGCATTATAAACAAAAAAGATATTCCCATGGTGTTGGATATCTTGAAAGATCGAAGTGTTGAGATTGCGACCCAGACATGGAATAAGCGGTACCGGGAGTACATGGATAAGATAAAGACGGGTTCAGTATTTGAAGTGGCCGCGGTTTTGCGGGATTTGTACATATTGAAAGATGAAAAACCGCTTTCATTTGGTGAAAAAAAGATGCTGGACACAGCCATGAATCTGCTGGTAAAGGAGCTTTCCATAGCCCGTAATGTGAAAGAAGGCCGGGTCAGGCAGGATATTGAAGCGCTTTTTGACGCCTCATGA
- a CDS encoding translation initiation factor, with product MPDEKSKLVYSTEQAIPRKENPVAKNLQAGLRPAQQKVTVRLDRKGRGGKSVTVIEGLQMPREESEALLKQLKARLGTGGTVKDTSLEIQGDHRDAIMIVLEKMGCRPKRSGG from the coding sequence ATGCCCGACGAAAAATCGAAGTTAGTGTATTCCACAGAACAGGCGATCCCCCGGAAGGAGAACCCCGTTGCAAAGAATCTCCAGGCAGGCTTGCGTCCCGCGCAGCAGAAGGTTACTGTCCGGCTTGACCGGAAAGGCCGGGGCGGGAAGTCCGTCACGGTCATCGAGGGCTTACAGATGCCGCGGGAGGAAAGCGAGGCGCTCCTCAAGCAATTGAAGGCGAGGCTCGGCACGGGCGGCACGGTTAAGGATACCTCCCTCGAAATCCAGGGCGACCACCGTGACGCGATCATGATAGTGTTGGAGAAGATGGGCTGCAGACCGAAACGCTCCGGCGGCTGA
- a CDS encoding cold-shock protein, with translation MAQGTVKWFNDSKGFGFIANDDGTEAFVHHTSIQGDGFKSLAEGDKVSFDTEKGPKGPKAINVVKV, from the coding sequence ATGGCACAAGGAACTGTGAAATGGTTTAACGACAGCAAAGGTTTTGGTTTTATTGCTAACGATGATGGAACTGAAGCTTTTGTCCACCACACGTCCATCCAAGGCGACGGATTTAAATCCCTTGCCGAAGGTGACAAGGTCAGCTTTGATACTGAAAAGGGCCCGAAAGGCCCCAAGGCAATCAATGTCGTAAAAGTCTAA
- a CDS encoding class I SAM-dependent methyltransferase gives MSEAFLHYDQVASSYDQPQHHFFYSHLAEKLCILAQEHVQPEAILDVGCGTGISTVEIVKHFPGAEVTALDRSPSMLELARKKGDIRTVTFCYGHTKDLPVSEKRFDLIIANMSYHWLSPGDRRALRKALKENGVLVISFPLIMPFPKKEGNSLLLTIFRRLKEMQPAWHPFRGTRGLNWNEVVRSLPGLVPIRFERYCMEERFRRASDFLEVLRVRGVFFGFFGNKAAAAENIAGALLQEKEAISYAWPIGIAIFRREGPQKKQKTKQN, from the coding sequence ATGTCTGAGGCATTTCTCCATTATGACCAGGTGGCCTCCTCCTACGATCAGCCCCAGCACCACTTTTTTTACAGTCACCTGGCGGAAAAACTATGTATCCTGGCGCAAGAACACGTTCAGCCGGAGGCAATCCTGGACGTTGGTTGCGGCACGGGTATCTCTACAGTAGAGATCGTTAAACATTTCCCCGGGGCCGAGGTCACGGCGCTGGACCGATCCCCTTCCATGCTGGAGCTGGCCAGAAAGAAAGGGGATATAAGGACCGTCACATTCTGTTACGGACATACCAAAGACCTCCCGGTCTCCGAAAAAAGATTCGATCTCATTATAGCCAATATGTCCTACCACTGGTTGTCCCCCGGAGACCGGCGGGCCTTGAGGAAGGCCCTGAAGGAAAACGGCGTCCTGGTCATCTCCTTTCCTTTGATCATGCCCTTTCCGAAAAAAGAGGGGAACAGCCTGCTTCTGACCATCTTTCGGAGACTGAAAGAGATGCAGCCGGCCTGGCATCCGTTTCGGGGTACGCGCGGGTTAAACTGGAACGAGGTGGTAAGGAGTCTGCCGGGCCTGGTACCTATCCGCTTTGAACGATATTGTATGGAGGAGAGATTCCGCAGGGCAAGCGACTTTCTGGAAGTCCTCCGGGTGCGGGGTGTATTTTTTGGTTTTTTTGGGAATAAGGCCGCTGCGGCTGAAAATATTGCCGGGGCCTTGCTCCAGGAAAAAGAAGCTATTTCTTATGCCTGGCCTATAGGCATAGCTATTTTTCGCCGCGAAGGTCCGCAGAAAAAGCAAAAGACAAAACAGAACTAA
- the coaE gene encoding dephospho-CoA kinase (Dephospho-CoA kinase (CoaE) performs the final step in coenzyme A biosynthesis.) translates to MIKIGLTGGLATGKSAVLKMVRASGVTVIDADRLCNEIAQPYQEAWREIYRHFGRDYFAPDMGLKRSRLKRLIFSDRKARLALNKIIHPRVKEIILKDLGKIEESGTADLVVAEVPLLFEAGWKDCFDKTVLVYARPEVQMDRLIRRDGISLAEAQKWLAVQMPIDEKKKLADYVVDNNGPPEKTRKQVLSLMTILRGYPA, encoded by the coding sequence ATGATAAAAATCGGTCTTACAGGCGGCCTGGCTACCGGGAAGAGCGCTGTTCTCAAGATGGTTCGGGCCTCGGGGGTGACCGTCATCGACGCCGACCGGCTCTGTAACGAGATAGCCCAGCCCTATCAGGAGGCCTGGCGGGAAATATATAGACATTTTGGCCGGGATTATTTCGCCCCGGATATGGGCCTTAAACGCAGCCGGTTAAAGCGGCTTATCTTTTCCGACCGGAAGGCGCGCCTGGCTTTGAACAAAATTATCCATCCCCGGGTAAAGGAGATTATTTTAAAGGATTTAGGAAAGATTGAGGAAAGTGGGACGGCCGATCTTGTGGTGGCTGAGGTCCCGCTACTCTTCGAGGCCGGCTGGAAAGACTGTTTTGATAAGACCGTCCTGGTTTATGCCCGGCCCGAGGTACAGATGGACCGTCTGATAAGAAGAGACGGCATATCCCTTGCCGAGGCCCAAAAGTGGCTCGCCGTTCAGATGCCTATTGATGAAAAGAAAAAACTGGCTGATTATGTGGTGGACAATAACGGCCCGCCTGAAAAAACCCGGAAACAGGTATTGTCTCTAATGACTATCTTGCGCGGCTATCCTGCATAA
- a CDS encoding alpha/beta hydrolase, whose product MADTEIHIRPVGGGEFTGLEVEPENASPGWLFVLHGYGGCKEEMLSLSIFLAGKRIPILAADLPGHGECGGLFDYENTMRCLTYWQELKKNRFVAAIGHSIGGRLVLSLDLSWNVLISPPLSTGFAGGKKEMIRVLRPRRVREAAPFAGLVETLNRLGEHLPADPDKKGLLLFGQYDLPVVKKTAEAASPDNYTVKEIKDSDHHDILTSRETWGVIWAWLAGQVVHV is encoded by the coding sequence ATGGCGGACACTGAAATTCATATCAGGCCGGTTGGAGGCGGAGAATTTACCGGTTTAGAGGTTGAGCCGGAGAATGCGTCACCGGGGTGGTTATTCGTCTTGCACGGCTACGGCGGCTGTAAGGAAGAGATGCTTTCGCTATCCATATTCCTGGCGGGAAAGAGGATTCCAATCTTAGCCGCAGACCTGCCCGGCCACGGGGAGTGCGGCGGTTTGTTTGATTATGAAAATACGATGAGATGCCTGACTTACTGGCAGGAACTAAAGAAAAATCGTTTTGTTGCGGCCATAGGCCACAGCATCGGCGGCCGTCTGGTCTTGTCGCTTGACCTTTCCTGGAATGTGCTCATTTCACCGCCCCTTTCCACCGGTTTTGCAGGCGGGAAAAAAGAGATGATACGCGTTCTGAGACCCCGGCGGGTCAGGGAGGCTGCTCCTTTTGCCGGCCTGGTAGAGACACTAAATAGATTGGGCGAACATCTCCCGGCTGATCCTGATAAAAAGGGCCTGCTATTGTTCGGGCAATATGACCTTCCGGTGGTAAAGAAGACGGCTGAGGCAGCGTCGCCGGATAATTACACCGTCAAAGAGATAAAAGACAGTGACCATCACGACATACTTACCTCACGCGAGACGTGGGGTGTGATATGGGCGTGGCTGGCCGGGCAGGTGGTTCATGTCTGA